In Alkalibaculum bacchi, a single genomic region encodes these proteins:
- a CDS encoding phosphatase, giving the protein MNIELDTHTHTVASLHAYSTITENAAEAARKNLKLICMTDHGPLLPGGPHEYFFGNMRVLPKEIHGVRILKGIEANIKNTDGDLDLPKYLENRMEIVLVGLHEGVLMPGTKKENTRAVVKAMKKEFVDILVHPGNPAYELDYDDVFKAAKDTNTFIEINNSSFLGSRKGSKDNCRMIAEKCRDYKLPISLGSDAHYSTYVGEFSVVTKLLEEIQLPEELILNTSVDKLLNYLKNKGKNI; this is encoded by the coding sequence ATGAATATTGAATTAGATACACATACCCATACGGTAGCAAGTCTACATGCGTATAGCACCATAACGGAAAACGCTGCCGAGGCTGCTCGGAAAAACTTGAAGCTAATCTGCATGACAGATCATGGTCCATTACTACCAGGAGGACCTCACGAGTATTTCTTTGGTAATATGAGAGTTCTACCAAAAGAAATTCATGGAGTAAGAATCCTAAAGGGGATAGAAGCAAATATTAAAAATACTGATGGGGATTTAGACTTACCAAAGTATTTAGAAAACAGAATGGAAATCGTATTAGTTGGCTTACATGAGGGAGTATTAATGCCTGGAACAAAAAAAGAAAATACGAGGGCAGTAGTAAAGGCAATGAAAAAAGAATTTGTAGATATTCTTGTTCATCCTGGAAACCCAGCTTATGAACTAGATTATGATGATGTGTTTAAAGCGGCGAAGGACACTAATACCTTTATTGAAATTAATAATAGTTCCTTTTTAGGTAGTAGAAAGGGAAGTAAAGATAATTGTAGAATGATTGCAGAAAAGTGCAGAGACTATAAACTACCGATTTCTTTAGGTAGTGATGCTCATTATAGCACTTATGTAGGTGAATTTTCTGTTGTAACGAAACTGTTAGAAGAAATTCAATTACCTGAAGAATTGATTTTAAATACTAGTGTAGACAAATTACTAAATTATTTAAAGAATAAAGGAAAGAATATATAA